Within Limisalsivibrio acetivorans, the genomic segment GTTAAGTCCTCCTGCGCCGATTGTACTGCATGAAGGTAACATGTGGAAGAGTAGGACGCCGCCAGGGATTATTTATATCTGGATATATGTATGGGATTTACCGTCCATACAAATTGGGAAATTCCATTGTTGTTCTGGTAAAGAGACTTTGCCCTCTTAACTCCGCCAGAGCCAACATCCATTAACTAAACCTTTCTACCTCAGATTAATGAGGTATCTGTCTTAATCAACTTAAATAGCTTTCATAGGCAGAGCGATGACGTTCTGCTTCATATATATAAGCCGCCGTAGGGCGGCTTTTTTGCGTTTGTATGCCGGAAAAGCCAATTCAGCTACGCCTTCAGAGCTTCCTTCCTAATTGATCTGGAAAATTCATCATCCTGAGAATTTTCCTGACGCTACGCTCGGCAAAGCCTTCGCTTCACTCACTTCCGGCTTCGTCAGGCCAGCAAAGCTGTTCTTCCTCCCGCCTTCAGGCTTTCCATCCATGGAAAGCTGTATTCTATAAAACCATTATATACTACATGGGTTTTTGAGGGGTCTTAGGGGAACTTTGTTCCCTAAAAAGTTACCCTAAACAACAATACAATCAGGGAAATTCAACATCCTGAGAGTTTCCCTGCCGTTGCGCTCGGCAAAGCCTTCGCTACGCTTACTTCCGTTACGAATTATGAAGCACAGCTCCATAATTTTCACTTCAGGGCTTCCATCCCTGGAAGCCTTTTATTATATCAACCTTTATATGTGTTTCAAAATGGGTTTTTAAGTGGATTCTACGGGTAAGTCTTCCCTAAAAACTTCCTCTTAGTCATAATCCTTTACATTATTAAATCCGAAACTAGTCACTAATCACTTTCTTTTACGCTTTAGCGCTACATGCATTTTAGAAAAGTACATAAAACTATCCCCTCAGGATTTTACATCCTCCACACTTACAAGTAGTACAATAAAGTAGTTTGTTAATCAAAAGAAACAATCCGAACAAATAAATAATATTGTGAGACTTGAATCTATGTGCTAATGTACATAATAATCAACAAGCAGGATTGATTAATATGAATCATATAAAGAAAATAAATCTTATTCTGGTTACTTTCATATTATTTATTATAGTGCTAAGCAACAAATCATACGCTAAGAGAATATATCATTACGCTCCTTTACCCACAGAGAGTTCAAAAAGTACAATATCTAAGAATATGGGTCTTATTCAGAGTATTCGTAAAATATTGAACGCAGAAGTTGAAATTGTTTACCATAAAAACTATGACAATATAATTAATGAATTCTCCAGGGGTAATATAGATATAGCCTACCTTGGCCCTCTCCCTGTTATTAAGCTGCAGCAGAATACACATACTTCGGAGCCGGTTCTTCTATTCAAAAACAATAATGGTAATGCAAGGTATCGCTGTACATTGTGCTCACCTTTAGACGGTGTTTCCGACAGGGATGCGCTGCGTACAATTAGGCCTGTACGAGTTGCACTCACTCAAGAATCTTCAACATGCGGTCCACTAAGTACCTTTTGGCTTCTAAGAGACTATGGTATCAAAATTGAAGACTCTATACACGATTATTTATGCAGTCATGAGAGCGTGGCTCTCTCGCTTGTTCGTGGTGAATTTGACGTTGGTGGGATAAAGGACACGACAGCTGAAAGATTCAAAGAACTGGGTCTAAATATTATTGCATCGACACCGCCATTGCCAGGTTTTGCGTTAGTTGTAAATACAGGGACAATGGAGGCGGAGGCGATTGATACTTTGGTTAACGGACTACTGAAGCTGGATGAAGATGAGCGTAAGCATTGGGATATTGGAAGGTATGGTTTTGAAGCTGTTGATAATGGTTCATACGACAACCTTAGTTTTATGCTTGAAATGGGTGAATAATGACCCATCTCAAACGCATTTCAGAATTTGTATTATTATGCTTTATTCTTATCATTGTTTTTTATGCTGTTTTGCATTCAAGCTATAAAAGTCAGATCAAAACAATCCTTAAACTTAATTCTGCAAGACAGGAAGTTGCTTGGAAAGGTTCTGTTCGGATGCATTATGACAGTGTCCAGACATGGTATGAGGAGCTTGTAAATCGTAAAGAAGTTGTAGAAATTATAGAGAGCTCTCTGAATGATAGCCACAGACGTTCAGCAAGGATTAAACTATACCGGCATCTGTACGAATTTTATGAGCGTATAAGCAAAAGAGGCATCCGCCAGCTGCACTTCCATATGCCTAACGGAAACAGTTTGTTGCGTTTTCATAAGCCTGAAAAGTTCGGCGATAATCTTATTTCTGCAAGGTATTCCGTATATTTGGCAAATACTCAAAAGCGTGTAATACGTGGATTTGAAGCAGGGAAGGTTGTTTCAGGATTTCGAACAGTATACCCGCTCATATCGGAAGGTAAACACCTGGGAAGTGTTGAGTTAAGCGTTCCATTCGAGTTAATACGCCAGGAAACTGCTAACCTTCTTCCAGAAAGAGAGTTTCAATTTGTAATTAACGCTGGTCAGCTTGAGGCGAGGCTTTTCAAAGAACAGAAAGGTCTTCATGAGCCATGGCCAGTTAGTAGCAATTATTGGCTGGAAGATCCCGACAACACATTACCTGATTCTGCTCTTCCCCTTGCTGAGGGGTACAAGAATCTTTCTGTGCAATTGAAGAATAACAGCAAGATACAGGAGCTTCTTTCGGAAAGACAGTCCGGAGCAGTAATGGTTAAGTCTGGCTCGAAGAGCTATATAGTGACACTGACTTCTGTTAATGATGTTGAGGGTAAGAACGCCGGTTACCTTGTGGGCTATGAAACATCAGAAATCCTTGCTTCCATGAACCAGAGCTATAGCGTAAGCCTTTGGGTGGGTATTGTAAGCTGTGTAATCGCATCGATGCTCATCTTTGAATATTTACGAAACAGGGAGGAGAAGAATAGGGAGAGAAAGAGAATTGAAGATATATACGAGACCATGGACGATGCTCTCTACCTCATGAATAAAGAGGGCAGAATAGTATACGCCAACAAGAGTATGGAGCAGATGCTCGGTTTTTCCAAGGATGAGCTTCTTGGTTCTTCAGCTCATGAACTATTCCACGTCCATACCGATGGGGGAGGTAGCGTACCTCTTGCAGAATGTCCGATATATAAGACAATTATCGATAAAAACCGCTACAGCGGTGATGAAGTTTTTATCAAAAAGAATGGTGAACGGTTTATTGCAAGAGTCAAAAGCACGCCTTTTATCGAGAAAGGTCGTGTGAGCGGATCGGTAGCCACATTCTCTGATATGACCGAAGATATAAAGCTTCGAGAGGAGCTGGAGGAGTTTAATACGAGGCTCTCTCAGAAAGTTGAGCAGGAAGTTGCCGAACGGATGAAGCTCACCGAGGAGCATAAACTTCAGAAGGAGCTTCTTGTGCAGCAGTCGAAAATGGCGGCCATGGGTGAGATGGTCGGGGCGATCACCCATCAGCTTAAACAGCCGCTTAATGTCCTTGGGCTTCGTGTTCAGCTTCTTGAGGATGAGGCGGAGATGGACGGTATTGATATGGATGAAATATCATCCTATACAAAGGAGACGATGGAAACCATTGAGTTTATGGACTCCACCATGAATGATTTCAGAAACTTCTTCAAGCCGGATAAGGCCAAGGTTAAGTTTTCTATACGTGACAGCGTTGAGGACGTTGTTCGTTTGATGCAGTCTACGCTCGACAAGTATAACATAAACTGCGGAATCGATGGGGATAGTTCTTTGAAAGTCTGCAGTCTGTGCAACGAGTTTAAGCAGGTTATTCTAAACCTGGTTACCAATGCTAAGGATGCTGCCTATGAAAAGAATAAACGAGGGCGCATCAGTATACGAATATATAAGGAAGGTGATGGTGCAGTTGTACAGTTAAGGGATGATGCTGGTGGAATCCCCTCTGATCTGCTTCCAGATAAACTCTTTGCCCCCTATATCACTACGAAAGGGGATAAGGGTACCGGTATTGGTCTTTATATGTCCAAGACGATTATAGAGGAAAATATGGGCGGTAGCTTAAGTGTTCATAACGATTCAGATGGTGCTGTGTTTACAATAAAGCTTCCGCTCTGCTAAAAATGTATACCCCTCAGCTGGCCGGCTATGTATGTTGCGTAGTTGTCTGTCATGCCGATTATGTAGTCAAGAACACGCTGGTACTTTGAGTATAGGGTGGAATTTTGTTCCATCCGGCACTCGTCCATCATCTTGAGCAGTCTCTCCGTTTTACTTCCGGGATTCTTCGAGGTATGG encodes:
- a CDS encoding PhnD/SsuA/transferrin family substrate-binding protein gives rise to the protein MNHIKKINLILVTFILFIIVLSNKSYAKRIYHYAPLPTESSKSTISKNMGLIQSIRKILNAEVEIVYHKNYDNIINEFSRGNIDIAYLGPLPVIKLQQNTHTSEPVLLFKNNNGNARYRCTLCSPLDGVSDRDALRTIRPVRVALTQESSTCGPLSTFWLLRDYGIKIEDSIHDYLCSHESVALSLVRGEFDVGGIKDTTAERFKELGLNIIASTPPLPGFALVVNTGTMEAEAIDTLVNGLLKLDEDERKHWDIGRYGFEAVDNGSYDNLSFMLEMGE
- a CDS encoding PAS domain-containing sensor histidine kinase, with translation MKNNSKIQELLSERQSGAVMVKSGSKSYIVTLTSVNDVEGKNAGYLVGYETSEILASMNQSYSVSLWVGIVSCVIASMLIFEYLRNREEKNRERKRIEDIYETMDDALYLMNKEGRIVYANKSMEQMLGFSKDELLGSSAHELFHVHTDGGGSVPLAECPIYKTIIDKNRYSGDEVFIKKNGERFIARVKSTPFIEKGRVSGSVATFSDMTEDIKLREELEEFNTRLSQKVEQEVAERMKLTEEHKLQKELLVQQSKMAAMGEMVGAITHQLKQPLNVLGLRVQLLEDEAEMDGIDMDEISSYTKETMETIEFMDSTMNDFRNFFKPDKAKVKFSIRDSVEDVVRLMQSTLDKYNINCGIDGDSSLKVCSLCNEFKQVILNLVTNAKDAAYEKNKRGRISIRIYKEGDGAVVQLRDDAGGIPSDLLPDKLFAPYITTKGDKGTGIGLYMSKTIIEENMGGSLSVHNDSDGAVFTIKLPLC